Proteins encoded together in one Pantoea sp. CCBC3-3-1 window:
- the dapA gene encoding 4-hydroxy-tetrahydrodipicolinate synthase — translation MFTGSIVALVTPMDDKGYVCRTSLKKLIDYHVASGTAAIVSVGTTGESATLSHDEHGDVVMMTLDLADGRIPVIAGTGANATAEGIALTQRFEKSGVVGCLTVTPYYNRPTQEGLYQHFKAIAESTDLPQMLYNVPSRTGCDMLPETVGRLAKIKNIIGIKEATGNLSRVSQIQELVDEDFVLVSGDDASALDFMQLGGKGVISVTANIAAREMAELCAFAQQGDFVAARRLNQRLMHLHQKLFIEPNPVPVKWAAKKLGLIATDTLRLPMTPMTDAGRPVVEQALKNAGLL, via the coding sequence ATGTTCACGGGAAGTATTGTTGCGCTCGTTACGCCGATGGATGACAAAGGGTATGTCTGCCGTACGAGTTTAAAAAAACTGATTGATTATCATGTTGCCAGCGGAACAGCGGCAATTGTCTCCGTGGGAACAACCGGCGAATCCGCCACGCTCAGCCATGATGAGCATGGTGATGTGGTGATGATGACGCTGGATTTAGCCGATGGCCGTATTCCTGTTATCGCCGGAACCGGCGCCAACGCGACGGCAGAAGGGATCGCACTGACCCAACGTTTTGAAAAAAGTGGCGTGGTTGGCTGTCTGACCGTTACCCCATACTACAACCGTCCTACTCAGGAAGGGCTGTATCAGCACTTCAAAGCCATTGCAGAAAGCACCGATCTGCCGCAAATGCTCTACAACGTACCCTCGCGTACCGGTTGTGACATGCTGCCGGAAACCGTGGGTCGTCTGGCGAAAATCAAAAATATTATCGGAATCAAAGAAGCAACCGGGAACTTATCGCGGGTAAGTCAGATCCAAGAGCTGGTTGATGAAGACTTTGTGCTGGTCAGTGGCGATGATGCCTCTGCCCTCGACTTCATGCAGCTGGGCGGAAAGGGCGTAATCTCCGTGACTGCGAACATCGCCGCGCGCGAAATGGCCGAGCTGTGCGCCTTTGCACAGCAGGGTGACTTCGTTGCCGCGCGCCGCCTGAATCAGCGCCTGATGCATCTGCATCAGAAGCTATTTATTGAGCCTAATCCTGTCCCGGTAAAATGGGCGGCTAAAAAATTAGGATTAATTGCAACCGATACGCTGCGTCTACCCATGACGCCGATGACTGATGCCGGTCGTCCGGTTGTTGAGCAGGCACTGAAAAACGCAGGCCTGCTGTAA
- a CDS encoding AI-2E family transporter: MLDLLLQWYRRRFSDPQAIALLAILLAAFGILFFFNGLLAPLLVALVVAYLLEWPTVRLERLGCSRTWATTIVLIIFATIVLMLILVVAPIAWQQSINLAHELPAMLTSLYHFATRLPERFPALMDVGIVDIVVENLRARLSGMGDQLVKYSLASLVGLMTLAIYLVLVPLMVFFLLKDKAQMLAAISQVLPRNRGLAGQVWEEMNQQVSNYIRGKVLEMIVVGIASWIGFLAIGMNYALLLAVLVGVSVLIPYVGALAVTIPVVGVGLAQWGLGSEFWTMIIVYLIIQGLDGNILVPVLFSEAVNLHPLVIILSVVIFGGLWGFWGVFFAIPLATLVKAVVHAWPDELAKPL; encoded by the coding sequence ATGCTGGATCTTTTATTACAGTGGTATCGTCGTCGGTTCAGCGATCCCCAGGCTATTGCACTACTGGCGATCCTTCTCGCCGCCTTCGGTATTCTTTTCTTCTTTAATGGCCTGCTGGCGCCGTTGCTGGTCGCGCTGGTGGTCGCTTATCTGCTGGAGTGGCCAACGGTGCGTCTTGAGCGTCTGGGCTGTTCCCGCACCTGGGCTACTACCATCGTACTGATTATTTTTGCCACCATCGTGCTGATGCTGATTTTGGTCGTCGCACCGATTGCCTGGCAGCAAAGCATTAATCTCGCGCATGAACTTCCCGCCATGCTGACCAGCCTGTATCACTTTGCCACGCGTTTGCCGGAGCGCTTTCCTGCGTTAATGGACGTGGGCATTGTTGATATTGTGGTAGAAAATCTGCGTGCGCGTCTGAGCGGCATGGGCGATCAGCTGGTCAAATACTCGCTGGCATCGCTGGTTGGCCTAATGACGCTGGCAATCTATCTGGTACTGGTGCCGCTGATGGTCTTTTTCCTGCTAAAAGACAAAGCGCAAATGCTTGCTGCTATCAGTCAGGTATTGCCGCGCAATCGCGGCCTGGCCGGTCAGGTGTGGGAAGAGATGAATCAGCAGGTTTCCAACTATATCCGTGGCAAAGTGCTGGAGATGATCGTGGTCGGCATTGCCAGCTGGATAGGTTTCCTCGCTATCGGCATGAATTACGCTTTATTACTGGCGGTGCTGGTTGGTGTATCGGTACTGATACCTTACGTCGGCGCGCTGGCGGTGACGATACCTGTGGTGGGTGTTGGTCTGGCGCAGTGGGGGCTGGGCAGCGAATTCTGGACGATGATTATCGTTTATCTGATTATTCAGGGACTGGATGGCAACATTTTAGTGCCGGTACTGTTTTCCGAAGCGGTCAATTTGCATCCGCTGGTGATTATCCTCTCGGTGGTGATTTTTGGTGGCCTGTGGGGCTTTTGGGGCGTGTTCTTCGCTATTCCGCTGGCAACGCTGGTCAAAGCCGTCGTGCATGCCTGGCCGGACGAGCTGGCAAAACCTCTCTGA
- the uraA gene encoding uracil permease, with protein MTRRAIGVSERPPLLQTIPLSFQHLFAMFGATVLVPILFHINPATVLLFNGLGTLLYLFICKGKIPAYLGSSFAFISPVLLLLPLGYEVALGGFILCGVLFCLVALIVKKAGTGWLDVMFPPAAMGAIVAVIGLELAGVAANMAGLLPANGASVDGKTILISMVTLAVTVFGSVLFRGFLAIIPILVGVLVGYALSYFMGIVNWSTVEAAPWFALPTFYTPRFEWAAMLTILPAALVVIAEHVGHLVVTANIVKKDLLKDPGLHRSMFANGISTVFSGFFGSTPNTTYGENIGVMAITRVYSTWVIGGAAILAVLLSCVGKLAAAIQAVPVPVMGGVSLLLYGVIGASGIRVLIESKVDYNKAQNLILTSVILIIGVSGATVHIGAAELKGMALATIVGIALSLIFKVISLIRPEEVILEPEDRD; from the coding sequence ATGACGCGTCGCGCGATAGGCGTAAGCGAGCGGCCACCGCTGCTGCAAACTATTCCACTCAGCTTCCAGCATCTGTTCGCCATGTTTGGCGCGACGGTGCTGGTTCCTATCCTTTTCCATATTAACCCGGCGACGGTGCTGCTGTTTAACGGCCTCGGCACGCTGCTGTATTTATTTATCTGTAAAGGAAAAATCCCCGCTTATCTGGGATCGAGCTTTGCTTTTATCTCACCGGTACTGCTGCTGTTGCCGCTGGGTTATGAAGTGGCGCTGGGTGGCTTTATTTTGTGCGGCGTGCTGTTCTGCCTGGTGGCGCTGATTGTTAAAAAAGCCGGTACTGGCTGGCTGGACGTGATGTTTCCACCTGCGGCAATGGGTGCCATTGTGGCCGTCATTGGTCTGGAGCTGGCTGGCGTGGCGGCGAATATGGCCGGGCTGCTGCCGGCAAACGGCGCGTCCGTCGACGGTAAAACGATCCTGATTTCCATGGTGACGCTGGCGGTAACGGTATTTGGCTCGGTGCTGTTTCGCGGCTTCCTGGCCATTATTCCCATTTTGGTCGGGGTGTTGGTGGGGTATGCGCTCTCTTACTTCATGGGGATCGTCAACTGGTCGACGGTTGAAGCCGCGCCCTGGTTTGCCTTACCGACCTTTTATACGCCGCGCTTCGAATGGGCGGCCATGCTGACAATTTTACCTGCCGCGCTGGTGGTGATTGCCGAGCATGTTGGCCATCTGGTGGTGACGGCAAATATTGTTAAAAAAGACCTGCTAAAAGATCCGGGTCTGCACCGTTCGATGTTTGCTAACGGCATTTCTACCGTATTTTCAGGCTTTTTCGGCTCCACGCCAAATACTACCTATGGCGAAAACATCGGCGTAATGGCAATCACCCGTGTTTACAGTACCTGGGTGATTGGTGGCGCGGCCATTCTGGCCGTTTTGCTGTCGTGCGTCGGCAAGCTGGCTGCGGCAATTCAGGCGGTGCCGGTGCCGGTGATGGGCGGCGTATCGCTGCTGCTTTATGGCGTGATTGGCGCTTCAGGGATCCGCGTGCTGATCGAATCGAAAGTCGATTACAACAAGGCGCAAAACCTGATCCTGACCTCGGTGATCCTGATAATTGGCGTCAGCGGCGCCACGGTTCATATCGGCGCGGCCGAACTGAAAGGCATGGCGCTGGCGACTATCGTGGGTATCGCGCTGAGCCTGATTTTTAAAGTCATTAGCCTGATCCGCCCGGAAGAGGTGATCCTCGAGCCTGAAGATCGCGATTAA
- a CDS encoding M48 family metallopeptidase yields MINRLKHCALASMIAALAATSFSVAADVSDMLPDIGTTAGNTLSINQELAMGDFYVRQLRASAPLINDPLLNDYVNQLGQRLVTHAWSVKTPFHFYLVSNDEINAFAFFGGNVVLHSALFRYTDNESQLASVMAHEISHVTQRHLARAMEEQQRNAPLTWVGALGSILLAMANPQAGMAALSGTLAGTQQGIISFTQQNEQEADRIGIQVLQRAGFDPQAMPNFLQKLADQSRFSSKPPEILLTHPLPDSRLSDARNRANQMKAVVVQSSQDFYMAKVRILGMYATGQNQLTDDLLDTLSKGNTREQAAAQYGKAVQFLQAKSFENARRIIAPLLAKQPGNVWYLDIMTDIDIGLNQPQRAVALLQGAQASGSPVVQLNLANAFVEAKQPANASKVLYRYTWAHKDDPNGWDLLAKASADQGLSDEEQAARAESLALNGQLDQAIRSLSSASASVPLGSLKQARYDARIDQLRQLQQRFHQYQKK; encoded by the coding sequence ATGATTAACCGATTGAAGCACTGCGCGCTGGCATCAATGATCGCTGCACTGGCGGCAACCTCATTTTCCGTCGCAGCGGACGTCAGCGATATGTTACCGGATATCGGTACGACCGCCGGTAATACGCTCTCTATTAATCAGGAACTGGCGATGGGTGATTTCTATGTGCGCCAGCTACGCGCCAGTGCGCCCCTGATCAACGATCCCCTGCTGAATGACTATGTGAATCAGCTCGGCCAGCGGCTGGTTACGCATGCCTGGTCGGTGAAAACGCCTTTTCATTTTTATCTCGTCAGCAATGATGAAATTAACGCCTTCGCTTTTTTTGGCGGCAATGTGGTGCTGCACTCCGCGCTCTTTCGCTATACCGATAATGAAAGCCAGCTGGCTTCGGTTATGGCTCATGAAATCTCCCACGTTACGCAGCGCCATCTGGCACGCGCGATGGAAGAGCAACAGCGCAATGCACCACTCACCTGGGTTGGGGCTTTAGGCTCCATTTTACTGGCGATGGCTAACCCGCAGGCGGGAATGGCTGCCCTGAGCGGTACGCTGGCCGGTACGCAACAGGGCATTATCAGCTTTACTCAGCAAAACGAGCAGGAAGCGGACCGTATTGGTATTCAGGTGCTTCAGCGTGCCGGATTTGATCCCCAGGCCATGCCGAACTTTCTGCAAAAACTGGCGGATCAGTCGCGCTTTTCCTCCAAACCGCCGGAAATTTTGCTCACCCATCCCCTTCCCGACAGCCGCCTTTCCGATGCCCGCAACCGTGCTAACCAGATGAAAGCGGTCGTGGTGCAGTCTTCGCAAGACTTTTACATGGCAAAAGTGCGCATACTTGGGATGTACGCCACAGGACAAAATCAGCTTACTGACGATCTGCTTGATACACTTAGTAAGGGCAATACGCGTGAACAGGCCGCCGCTCAGTACGGCAAAGCCGTGCAGTTTTTACAGGCGAAAAGCTTTGAGAATGCCCGACGCATTATTGCGCCGCTGCTGGCTAAACAACCCGGCAATGTCTGGTATCTGGATATTATGACGGATATCGACATCGGCCTGAACCAGCCTCAGCGCGCCGTAGCGCTGTTGCAGGGCGCTCAGGCAAGCGGTAGCCCGGTTGTGCAGCTGAACCTGGCGAACGCCTTTGTTGAAGCCAAACAGCCGGCGAATGCCAGTAAAGTGCTTTACCGTTATACCTGGGCGCACAAAGATGACCCTAACGGCTGGGATCTGCTGGCTAAAGCCTCTGCCGATCAGGGGCTAAGCGATGAAGAACAGGCGGCACGTGCCGAAAGTCTGGCGTTGAATGGCCAGTTGGATCAGGCGATCCGCAGCCTGAGCAGCGCCAGCGCGTCGGTGCCGTTGGGTAGCCTTAAACAGGCGCGGTATGATGCGCGGATTGACCAGCTGCGTCAGTTACAGCAGCGTTTCCATCAATATCAGAAAAAATAG
- the hda gene encoding DnaA inactivator Hda, which produces MNTPAQLSLPLYLPDDETFASFWPGENPSLIAALQSALQQEHGSYFYFWSREGGGRSHLLHAACAQLSARGEAVGYVPLDKRTWFVPEVLDGMEQLALICIDNIECIAGDEPWEMAIFDLYNRILETGKTRLLITGDRPPRQLNLKLPDLASRLDWGQIYRLQPLSDEDKLQAMQLRAKLRGFELPEDVGRFLLKRLDREMRTLFVTLDKLDRASISAQRKLTIPFVKEALGL; this is translated from the coding sequence CTGAATACGCCGGCACAGCTCTCTTTGCCACTCTACTTGCCCGACGATGAAACCTTCGCCAGCTTCTGGCCAGGGGAAAATCCGTCGCTGATTGCTGCGCTGCAAAGTGCGCTGCAACAGGAGCACGGCAGCTATTTCTATTTCTGGTCACGGGAAGGCGGCGGCCGCAGCCATCTGCTGCATGCTGCCTGCGCACAGCTGTCCGCTCGCGGTGAAGCAGTAGGTTACGTGCCGCTGGATAAGCGCACCTGGTTTGTGCCAGAGGTGCTGGATGGAATGGAACAGCTGGCGCTGATCTGCATTGATAATATTGAATGCATTGCAGGCGATGAGCCCTGGGAAATGGCGATCTTCGATCTCTATAACCGCATTCTGGAAACCGGTAAAACGCGTCTGCTGATCACGGGCGATCGTCCACCCCGTCAGCTGAATTTAAAGCTACCGGATCTCGCTTCCCGCCTCGACTGGGGACAAATCTATCGGCTGCAACCGTTATCCGACGAAGACAAACTTCAGGCAATGCAGTTGCGCGCAAAATTGCGAGGTTTTGAACTTCCTGAGGACGTGGGACGTTTTCTGCTAAAAAGGCTGGATCGTGAAATGCGTACGCTGTTCGTCACGCTCGACAAGCTGGATCGCGCTTCCATCAGCGCCCAGCGCAAGCTCACTATTCCGTTTGTGAAGGAAGCGCTGGGCCTGTAA
- a CDS encoding sensor domain-containing diguanylate cyclase — translation MLRQKRLRADLLTLITLLVIASIVITLASSLYASSQVQREVLINNTLESNRVYATKLASTTEMFFQQAESQLAWSAKEISSGMDDDALTLREVNRLREQTRSFNSVVIVDANGWLKAISPESLMLKGMHLTSSATRQALAERRPLVSKATLSAANNLMVFVSYHIWSANGNYLGFIGGTIYLKKKSILNELLGEQFYRDGSSLYVVDGDNRVLYHQNSRLIGQTIKPLISDDRKKDNGYQQVLKQHGEPMLAGYAMVATPGWMIVAMKPTQTTLVPLTSLVLKVLLRSIPWVLLTIFLAWFLARLIAKPLGQLASKATQMDMLGVSLEIGNIRSWYYEASQIKAAMLTGIGLLQDKIGRLKFEVQTDPLTSLLNRRGLSAVLEYFIATNQPFAVLALDIDHFKRVNDTWGHDVGDSVIKNVAQQLGKSSRQTDVVCRNGGEEFLMILPGADRDMAGAIAERVRKRIEQQEQELVGHVTISIGVALWAADNASVERVFKQADDALYAAKNAGRNRVIISPQRDEIQAEKLRQQG, via the coding sequence ATGCTGAGGCAAAAAAGACTCAGGGCGGACTTGCTAACGCTTATTACTTTATTAGTGATAGCCAGCATTGTAATTACATTAGCCAGTTCGCTCTATGCCAGTTCGCAGGTACAGCGGGAAGTGCTGATTAATAACACGTTGGAGTCTAACCGCGTCTATGCCACCAAGCTGGCTTCCACGACGGAAATGTTTTTCCAGCAGGCCGAGTCGCAGCTTGCCTGGAGTGCGAAAGAAATCAGTTCGGGTATGGATGACGATGCTCTGACCTTGCGTGAAGTGAATCGCCTGCGTGAACAGACCCGCAGCTTCAACTCGGTAGTGATTGTCGATGCCAACGGTTGGTTGAAAGCTATTTCGCCTGAATCACTGATGCTTAAAGGGATGCATCTGACCTCCAGCGCCACGCGTCAGGCACTGGCGGAACGTCGGCCGCTGGTCAGTAAAGCCACGCTTTCCGCCGCCAATAATCTGATGGTGTTTGTTTCTTACCATATCTGGTCTGCAAACGGCAACTACCTTGGTTTTATTGGCGGCACGATTTACCTGAAGAAAAAAAGCATTCTTAACGAATTGCTGGGCGAGCAGTTTTATCGCGACGGCTCGTCGCTGTACGTCGTTGACGGCGACAACCGGGTGCTTTATCACCAGAACAGCAGGCTCATCGGGCAGACGATTAAGCCGTTAATCAGCGACGATCGTAAAAAAGATAATGGTTATCAGCAGGTGTTAAAACAGCATGGCGAACCGATGCTGGCAGGCTACGCCATGGTTGCCACGCCGGGCTGGATGATTGTTGCGATGAAGCCGACGCAGACTACGCTGGTGCCTTTGACCAGCCTGGTGCTGAAAGTTCTGCTGCGCTCCATTCCCTGGGTACTGTTGACGATATTTTTAGCCTGGTTCCTTGCCCGATTGATTGCCAAACCGCTGGGGCAGCTGGCCAGTAAAGCGACGCAGATGGATATGCTGGGCGTTTCGCTGGAGATTGGCAATATCCGTTCGTGGTACTACGAAGCCAGTCAAATTAAAGCCGCAATGCTGACCGGCATCGGCCTGTTGCAGGATAAAATCGGTCGGCTGAAGTTTGAAGTGCAAACAGATCCGCTAACGTCTTTGCTTAACCGACGCGGCCTCAGCGCGGTACTGGAATATTTTATTGCTACCAATCAACCGTTTGCGGTGCTGGCGCTCGATATCGACCATTTTAAACGGGTGAATGATACCTGGGGCCATGACGTGGGCGACAGCGTGATTAAGAACGTGGCGCAGCAGTTGGGCAAAAGCTCACGGCAGACGGATGTGGTTTGTCGTAACGGTGGTGAAGAGTTTTTGATGATCCTCCCTGGCGCAGACCGCGATATGGCGGGTGCGATTGCTGAACGCGTGCGCAAAAGAATCGAACAGCAGGAGCAAGAGCTGGTGGGCCACGTCACCATTTCCATTGGCGTTGCGCTGTGGGCTGCTGATAACGCCTCTGTCGAACGCGTGTTCAAGCAGGCTGATGATGCGCTCTACGCGGCTAAAAATGCGGGCCGTAATCGGGTGATAATTAGCCCGCAGCGGGATGAAATTCAGGCTGAAAAGCTTCGTCAGCAAGGTTGA
- the arsC gene encoding arsenate reductase (glutaredoxin) (This arsenate reductase requires both glutathione and glutaredoxin to convert arsenate to arsenite, after which the efflux transporter formed by ArsA and ArsB can extrude the arsenite from the cell, providing resistance.) has translation MSDILIYHNPRCSKSRETLQLLQAQGITPEIVLYLEDPPPVSTLKTLLAKLEFTTARELMRQQEDVYKQLNLDDETLSEEQLLQIMADNPKLIERPIVIAYGRARLGRPPAQVLEILTTAKAY, from the coding sequence ATGTCCGATATCCTGATCTATCATAACCCACGCTGCTCCAAGAGCCGCGAAACGTTACAGCTCCTGCAAGCACAGGGAATTACCCCTGAAATCGTACTCTATCTGGAGGATCCCCCGCCTGTCAGCACGCTGAAAACGCTCCTGGCGAAGCTGGAATTCACCACCGCCCGGGAGCTGATGCGTCAGCAGGAAGATGTTTATAAGCAGCTGAATCTGGATGATGAAACCTTAAGCGAGGAGCAGCTACTGCAAATCATGGCCGATAATCCGAAGCTAATTGAGCGACCTATTGTCATTGCCTATGGCAGAGCGCGTCTGGGGCGACCGCCGGCGCAGGTGCTGGAGATCCTGACCACCGCTAAGGCATACTAA
- a CDS encoding DsrE family protein codes for MRPVLSYVLIAVVAGLVGASFSKAPDLADKFSQHFGSQPSDPEGFWTTPAIDGYGKIHYESDAAYKPASGDSNKVVFQITKAENGPTVPNLGLERVARVVNLYIAAGVPQDKLKFVVSVTGDGTPAMLTNAQYKKFYGVDNPNLKLINELRAKGVDVSVCDQSVAFHHFNHDWIDTSVTHALSSPTTVATLENQGYAFLAM; via the coding sequence ATGCGCCCTGTTTTATCTTACGTTTTAATTGCTGTTGTAGCCGGCCTGGTGGGAGCCAGTTTTTCAAAAGCCCCCGATCTGGCCGATAAATTTAGCCAGCATTTTGGCAGTCAGCCCAGCGACCCTGAAGGATTCTGGACAACGCCCGCTATTGATGGGTATGGCAAAATTCATTACGAATCCGATGCCGCTTATAAGCCTGCAAGCGGAGACAGTAATAAAGTCGTTTTCCAGATTACCAAAGCGGAAAATGGCCCCACCGTGCCTAACCTCGGTCTTGAACGGGTTGCCCGCGTGGTTAATTTATATATTGCTGCCGGTGTCCCGCAGGATAAGTTGAAATTCGTGGTTTCCGTTACGGGTGATGGCACGCCAGCCATGCTCACGAATGCGCAATACAAAAAGTTTTATGGTGTTGATAACCCGAACCTGAAGCTGATTAATGAACTGCGGGCGAAAGGTGTGGACGTCTCGGTTTGCGATCAGTCGGTCGCTTTTCATCATTTTAATCATGACTGGATCGATACTTCTGTTACACATGCTTTATCCAGCCCGACAACCGTCGCAACGCTGGAAAATCAAGGCTACGCTTTTCTCGCCATGTAA
- the upp gene encoding uracil phosphoribosyltransferase: MKIVEVKHPLVKHKLGLMREQDVSTKRFRELASEVGSLLTYEATSDLETEKVTIEGWNGPVEIDQIKGKKITVVPILRAGLGMMEGVLEHVPSARISVVGVYRDEETLEPVPYFQKLVSNIEERMALVVDPMLATGGSMIATIDLLKKAGCSSIKVLVLVAAPEGIAALEKAHPDVELYTASVDQGLNEKGYIIPGLGDAGDKIFGTK, encoded by the coding sequence ATGAAGATCGTGGAAGTTAAACACCCATTGGTCAAACATAAACTGGGTCTGATGCGTGAGCAGGATGTCAGTACTAAACGCTTTCGTGAGCTGGCTTCAGAAGTAGGTAGCCTGCTGACTTACGAGGCGACCTCGGATTTAGAAACGGAAAAAGTGACCATTGAGGGCTGGAATGGCCCGGTGGAAATCGATCAGATCAAAGGTAAGAAAATTACCGTCGTACCCATCCTGCGTGCCGGTCTGGGTATGATGGAAGGCGTGCTGGAGCACGTGCCAAGCGCTCGTATCAGCGTCGTCGGCGTTTACCGTGATGAAGAAACGCTGGAGCCCGTGCCGTATTTCCAGAAGCTGGTTTCAAACATTGAAGAACGCATGGCGCTGGTCGTTGACCCGATGCTGGCGACCGGGGGGTCGATGATCGCCACTATCGATCTGCTGAAAAAAGCGGGCTGTAGCAGCATCAAAGTGCTGGTGCTGGTTGCCGCGCCGGAAGGGATTGCCGCCCTGGAAAAAGCGCACCCGGACGTTGAGCTGTACACCGCATCAGTCGATCAGGGGCTGAACGAAAAAGGATATATCATTCCTGGCCTCGGCGACGCAGGCGATAAGATCTTCGGTACGAAATAA
- the bcp gene encoding thioredoxin-dependent thiol peroxidase, with product MNPLKAGDLAPKFSLPDQDGEQINLTDFQGQRVLVYFYPKAMTPGCTVQACGLRDSMDELKKAGVEVLGISTDKPEKLSRFVEKELLNFTLLSDEDHQVSEQFGIWGEKTFMGKTYDGIHRISFLIDANGKIEKVFDDFKTSNHHDIVMDYLQSA from the coding sequence ATGAATCCACTGAAGGCCGGTGATTTAGCACCGAAATTTAGCTTGCCCGATCAGGACGGCGAGCAGATAAATTTAACCGACTTCCAGGGACAGCGCGTTCTGGTCTATTTTTACCCGAAGGCGATGACGCCCGGCTGCACCGTTCAGGCTTGCGGCTTGCGCGACAGCATGGACGAATTGAAAAAAGCCGGCGTTGAAGTGTTAGGGATCAGCACGGATAAGCCCGAAAAACTGTCGCGATTTGTTGAGAAAGAGCTGCTGAACTTCACGCTGCTTTCTGACGAAGACCATCAGGTTTCCGAGCAGTTTGGCATCTGGGGCGAGAAGACTTTTATGGGTAAAACCTACGACGGGATTCACCGCATCAGCTTTTTAATCGATGCCAACGGCAAGATTGAGAAGGTGTTCGACGATTTTAAAACCAGTAACCATCACGATATCGTGATGGATTATCTGCAGTCGGCCTGA
- a CDS encoding glycine cleavage system transcriptional repressor, with translation MPQLPQQHLVITAVGVDRPGIVNAITRHVSSCDCNIEDSRLAMLGDEFTFIMLLSGSWNAITLIESTLPLKGAELELLIVMKRTTFRERPPMPATVWVQVEVADSPHIIERFTDLFDSQQMNIAELVSRTQPAAENQPPLLYIQITAHSPASQDAAIIEQAFNSLCTELSAQGTISVVQYPQHDEKTENSDESTEGR, from the coding sequence TTGCCGCAGTTACCTCAACAACATTTGGTTATCACCGCCGTGGGGGTCGATCGCCCGGGGATCGTCAATGCCATCACCCGCCACGTCAGCAGCTGCGATTGCAACATTGAAGATAGCCGTCTTGCCATGCTCGGTGATGAATTCACTTTTATCATGCTGCTTTCCGGCAGCTGGAACGCCATTACCCTTATTGAATCCACGCTGCCGCTGAAAGGCGCGGAGCTGGAATTGCTGATCGTGATGAAGCGCACGACTTTTCGCGAACGGCCGCCAATGCCCGCAACGGTATGGGTGCAGGTTGAAGTTGCCGACTCGCCGCATATCATTGAACGCTTTACCGATTTATTCGACTCTCAGCAGATGAATATCGCCGAGCTGGTTTCCCGCACGCAGCCTGCGGCAGAAAATCAGCCGCCTTTGCTCTATATTCAGATCACCGCCCACAGTCCGGCCAGCCAGGATGCCGCGATTATCGAGCAGGCATTTAACAGCCTCTGTACAGAGTTGAGCGCTCAAGGCACTATTAGCGTCGTTCAGTATCCACAGCATGATGAAAAAACGGAGAATAGTGATGAATCCACTGAAGGCCGGTGA